The DNA sequence GCGCAGGGGCCGGCGCGAGGAGCAGCACGGCGGCGAAAACCGCCGGGCCGGCTAAGAGGTTGCGCATCCCGTCAACGGTAGGGCAGGCCCCGCCGAGGAGGATCGTTTCAGCACGGCCACCCGCATCCCGAACCTGCCCCGTACACCCTCAAGCCGCTGGCGGCAGCGGCCCGAGGTTCACATTGGCCGTGCGCTCGGGCATCTCGTTGATCAGGACGGGGTCACTGCCGATCTGGACGCCCAGACCTGCGGCGGGAGCGCCTACGCGCCAGCCCCAGTGCCGGTAGAAGGAGACGGGGTCGTGGCGGGCGGGCGCGAGGCTGGTCAGGGCGGCCCGGTGGCCCTCCACCCGGTACCGGTCGAGGAAGGCCTCTGCGACCTGCCGTCCCAGCCCTTCCCCGCGGCGGTCCGCGCGCACTGCCAGGAAGTCCAGGAGGACCATGCGGCGCATGACGGTCTGCTCGATCACGGTCAGCCCCTCGAGCTTGGTGTGCTCCCGAACGTCACGCGGTGGAGGGTTCGTCCCAGGGCATGACGATCGTGGCGGTGCCCTCGCGGGTCCAGGCGACGCGGCAGGCGCGGTTGTCTGCGTGGGCGCGCCAGCCGTGCATCGAGGCGTCGTAGTCGGCGCTGATCAGCGCGGTCCGCACCCGCGCGGGGCGGGCGGGGGTGACGCTGTCGTCCCATTCCAGGACGTCGACCACCGGCCGGCCGTCCATGACCGCCCAGCCTGCGCCGGCGACCTGCCGCGCCCACGTCGGACGTACGGAAAGCTGGACCAGGGGCTGGCCGCCGTACTCGACTTTGTAGGTGAAGAACACCTTCGGGTCGTCGCCGGTGACGGTGGACTCCACCCGGGCCAGAGGGACTTCGGGAACGCGGGAGGCATCATGGCCTGTGCGCTCACGCCCAGCCTTGAACGCGGGTGTCGGTGCCGGATGCGCCGCGTAGTCCATGTCGTCGAACCAGGCTTCGAACCCGCCACGCACCGCGTCCGTCACAGCCTTGCCGATCAGTTCCCTCGCCTGCCCCACCCGCACGGCCACCATCCCCTCTTCACCATCCGGCCCCGGCTCCCGGGGCCTCCGATCCCGGTATGCCACACCATCGGCGCGACGCGCCCGGCAACGGGACGAGACCACCCTTCGCACAGCCAGGACTTCCCACGGGGCGCTCACACCCGCCGGCACCAGGGAATCGGCGGCGGGGTGGCCCCGGCGGGCTGGAGGAGGCGGACTGGACCCGGAGCAGGCGGGTTTCGGGGTGCGGGTGCGTACGTCGCGGACCGGGAGCCGGCTGCCCAGGGCGGCCGGTGACGTTTGGGGCGGCCCGGTGGTACTGCTGCCCCCAGAGCGCTCTGGGCACCGGGCCTCGCCCGCGCACTCCCTGTCGGCGCGAACTGATCACGACCCTAGCCGTCGAACAGGCAGCCACCCCAGGAACGGGCCGAAAAGCAGCCCGCAGGGGTTGGTCCTGACACCCGAAAACTGACGGCACCCGCCCCCGGCCTGATCGCGGGGCCGGGCAGCGGGATAGCGGTAGTACGGGGTTATCCGAGCCAGACGACGTCCAGGACAGACATGCGCCGGGTGAGGCGGTTAACCGTGTAGACGACGGACAGCTGGCCGACCGACGCGGCGCGGACGTCCTCACCCTCCGGGTCGCCGGTATTCCACTGGGGCCATCCCCACGGGGAGCGGACCGCGATGTCCAGGACGTCGCGGACCATCTCCCGGGCGGGCGCGGGAAGTCCGGCGAGGGTCTTGGCGGCCCGCGGGGATACGCGTACTGCCCACGGCTGTTCTTCCGTCACGGGCGGCCGCCGAGGATGTCGTCAAGGTCGATGAAGTCGGAGTCGTCCTGGCCGGAGTCCATGAACGCGTCGACGGCCGGGGCCGCGGCGACACGGAGCTGCCAGGTGCGTACGACCTCGTGCAGGGGGGCGAGGCTGAAGGTGTGGCGGGCGTCGTCCAGGGCCTTGACCCAGTCCCGTTCGAATGCCGGCGCCCACGTCTCAGCGCGGCGGTCCGCGCGCAACTGCGCACGGAGTTCGGCCGCAGCACCGGGGGCGGGCGCATACGGGGTGACAGGGGCGTGGTCGGGCTGGGCGCTCATCGAGGGTTCCTCCCGGCGGCGGGTCGTACCGCAACGGTACGCGCGCCGGAACAGTGCGGAAGCCGGCATCGTCAGATCTCTACCGGCCGGGCGAGAGTCTGGGCGTACTGGCGCAGCGGCTCGTCCTGCATGTTCCAGGTGGCGGTCAGGTGGTGGAGGAGGTCAGGCGTCGCGAGGTCGGTGTCGCTCGGGGCGCTGGGCAGGAGGCGGTCGGCGGTGGCCGCGAGGTCCTCGGCCGGGACGGACAGCGGGGTCGCGGTCGGGGCCGCCGCGGCCGGCGCCGAGGACCGGGAGGTGGCGGATGCCGCTGCGGGTCTGGACGGTGATGGTGTCCTCGCGCGGGACGTCGGGCCTGGCGACATAGAACGCGGCGTCGTGGCCGGTGGCGGGCAGCAGGGGCTTGCCACGGTCGTGCACGGGGTTGCTCCTAGAGGTCGGGAGTGGTCGGGGGCTGCCCGATGATGTGGCCGAGCCGGAAGTGCGGGTGCCGGGTGGTGGTGTAGCGGAAGCCGGTCAGGATGGCGCCCAGGGCGGTATCCATCGCGCTGCGGACCGTCGCGCAGCGGATGCCTGCTGCGGAGTCCGCGCGATCGGCCTCGGCTTGCCCGAGCGCTGCCGGGTCGAGCCGGGTCTGGGGCAACCAGTCGACGACCACGCGAGCGTCGTCGTCGAGGTAGACCACGACGCCGCCCTGCTCCTCGTCCGCCAGCGGCTCGGGTGGGGCCATGTGCAGCCCGGCTGTGGCGAGGTCTAGCCGCACCTGTTCGAGAAGCAGCTCAGGGGCGACCGCGGCAGCCCCTCGGCCCAGTCGAGGAAGTCAGCCGCTTCCTGCTCCTGGCGTTCGTAGTCGTCCTCGGTCTGGCGGTTCGACTCACGTTCGGCGTCGTTCCTCGGGTCCGGGTACGGGTAGTTGATGCTCGCCATCAAAGGATCCGAATTGGTAGTTCGCATTCAGGTAGTCGACGTCGCTGTTTCCACGTCTGACAGTCCAATAGCGCGGGCTGCGCCGTCCTGAAAATGGATTTCTCCCAATCCTTTTGCCAGGATCCGGCGCACCTGCTGGTCGCTTGGTCCCGTGTCACGGGCGTCGGACAGGCGCTGGGCCGACTGCGGCGGTGTACCGAGACCGGGCGCATGTCTTCACGTGATGCCGGTATGGGCGGCGGTGTGCTGGTGGAGGCGGCCAGACCTGGATGCTGCGACCGGGGGCGGTGGCCGGAGACGTGTGACGGCAGCCGGGGACCCTGCCGCGGTCGGCAGCGCTATGGGGCTGGGAGCGGCCCGTCCGAAACCTTCCGGGCAGTGCCTGGCGTTGACGCGCACAATAAGGCGGCGTCCCGCCCGGACAGTGCACGTCCGGGTGAGCCGAAGCTCAGAAGTTGTCACCAGCGCGACCGACTGAGCTGGTGAATGGGGACGGTCGAAGCAGCCTGGTTGTCACACACGAGGCATCCGACTTGTCACAGGCGCTCAATTCGGCAGTCGTTCTGTCACCGGAGACGAAGATCGGGAGCTTGGGGGCAAGGTCAGGACCGCGCGGTCCGGAACGCCAGATACCGGCTGAAGGCTTCATTGCTGTCGGGGGTGAAGCGCCACTCCACCAGGGCCGACCGCAGCTCCGGCTCGGTCAGCCAGCCATGCCAGGCGACCTCATCGGGATCTGGGACCACGGCGTTGGGCACCACGGCTTCGTGCACGCCGAGCCAGTGAGGGCTCAAGCCGCTGCGGTTGAGGAACGTGAACAGCAGGCGCGGCAGCGCACGAATGCCCAGCTCTTCGGCCAGCTCCCGCGCGGCGGCCTGTTCATAGGACTCGCCGACATTTGCGGCGCCACCGACCTCGACCTCATAGAGCCCGGGGAAGCGTGATACCTGTTCCGACCGCCGGTGGACGAGGATCCGGCCACGCTCATCACGACACACCGTCACGGCGACTCGGTGGAGCCAACCCTCTCGGATGGCTTGCCGGCGGCTGGCCACCATCCCCAGCACACGATCTTGATCGTCGACACGCTCCACCAGTTCATCCACAACGCACACCCTGGCAGAGCCCGCTGACAACGCCGCTTCTCCGAGCCGGCAGAGGCCGACCCAGGAGAACCGGAACCAGGAGGCCGGACACAGATGACCACCGTTGTCGACCTGTCGCGCTCAGGCTCAACCGCCCACAACACCGTCGGTGACAACCAGCCTGCCTATGTGACAACCATCGCGCTTCGGCTCACCGGGCGGTCCTGCTGGGCGCGGCGACGGCCGGGGTTCAGAAGGAGACGTCGAAGTAGTCGATGTCGGTGAACTCGACCCGGAGCTCGTCGGCCCGGGTTCCGCCGTCCTTGAAGTAGATCTCCTGCAGTCCCTCGGCGACGATCGCCCGCAGGTCGCGGTCGGCGGCGCCCTGTGCGCGGGCGTCGAACAGGCGCTGGGCGTACAGGGGCGGGAGGTGGACCGTGAGCCGGCGGACGCGGCCGTCGTCGGTGCTGCCGACGGGGGCGGTGTAGCCGAACCGGGCTCGTGTCTCGACCGTGATGCCGGTGCTGGTGGCGGCCTCCTTACGGCGGCGGCCACGCACCACCGGCTGCCAGCGGGCGCGCACGGCCGTATCGATGCGCTCCGCGACAGGCTTGGGTGGAGTCTTGCGGTCGCCCTTGCGGTAGCGCTCCACCGACCGCTGGCTGACTCCGAGCTCGGCGGCGACGGCCTTGGTCGTCTTGAGCCGCTGCAGCAGGAAGTTGATCCGG is a window from the Streptomyces spororaveus genome containing:
- a CDS encoding DUF6247 family protein — protein: MSAQPDHAPVTPYAPAPGAAAELRAQLRADRRAETWAPAFERDWVKALDDARHTFSLAPLHEVVRTWQLRVAAAPAVDAFMDSGQDDSDFIDLDDILGGRP
- a CDS encoding NUDIX hydrolase codes for the protein MVASRRQAIREGWLHRVAVTVCRDERGRILVHRRSEQVSRFPGLYEVEVGGAANVGESYEQAAARELAEELGIRALPRLLFTFLNRSGLSPHWLGVHEAVVPNAVVPDPDEVAWHGWLTEPELRSALVEWRFTPDSNEAFSRYLAFRTARS
- the tpg gene encoding telomere-protecting terminal protein Tpg — protein: MGEIEDAIERADQEAFTKEPPKTLKGRINFLLQRLKTTKAVAAELGVSQRSVERYRKGDRKTPPKPVAERIDTAVRARWQPVVRGRRRKEAATSTGITVETRARFGYTAPVGSTDDGRVRRLTVHLPPLYAQRLFDARAQGAADRDLRAIVAEGLQEIYFKDGGTRADELRVEFTDIDYFDVSF